attatttatttacattGGGGGAGAGGTTGGAAGTACCCGGCCCGCGTATGGAGTGGACGGAAAAATTTTTTTCAGTCTCCCGTCCTCGGTGTGCAGGGCTGGGATATCCTGTCACGTATAACGGGGTGTGGATTGGGGGTAATTTATCCGTCCCTTGCATTCCTAGTTTCCTACCATGTCTTCGGTTTAGAAgtaatttttagataaaaaatgatCCATAAATCTCGGTAATGGATAAAAAATGactcataaatttttatttttagtctaAAAAAGCTTATAGGCTATTTTCAgcctataaaattataaataaaaagaaaaaaaaattaaaaactagaataaaaaaaagtgtcttggatggtaattgattttatggctaataaaagttattagtctaagagtctaatatctaataaactaataataataactaagctattacaaaattgaaaggttaaacaattacaaaattataaacataaaagtgtcaaaggaacattgtatcaacattataaatcattgaatacaaaatatgaacaaataattaaaaattgaatattctaaagTGGGACTCAGAGAgctgtcagctgtggcttgtctttgattGTGAGTCTGTGACACttggggcggcccgggcttaagcacatttttatgttgcagaggtgctagacgtcatCTCATATGTTACTataagaattaatattaaaattaataacgatgaaatcgaaataaatataaataaatcaaaataataaaataaaaaacaattaccaggtggtccaaatctagactgatcaccaccctcatcggtcttcttaaaatctaaaatatccagaacatgaatatcctttcctatcgtctaACTTTGTGTGCATATTAATGCCTCTatagttgtaggagacaataaattacggaaaggatccaatatacgacatCTAGTACTAAAGGccgactctgaggcaacggtgttAATAGGGATCACCAAAATACAgtgggcaatctcagaaatgatgagATATTTCTTTGATGCATtattccaccatcctaatatattgaaattattttcatcatcttggactatatccgctgacaaatagttgtctaactcggAAACCACCtctgtagattgatggactagtgtgtgattctgtgcgagggtcttagtctaCGACATTCTgtgcttctttgtaggaggcccggttaCGGTGTCTGTAGAAGGTGTTGGAGTAAGTGTATATGTCTTgaatgtagtaccacccttaattgcattaaactcatcatacaatttagTCAGGATATCTcaggccaattcaccaataagttcagtccatacctgatcgtgagcaagtctcaacccatataacaagcctgaaactttcagacggggatcaagaataatagTCACATATAACAAagtattcattctagtcaaatctctccaacacttgtcatattttagcatcatgatCATTGTCATCCCCCTCATcttttcattggaacccctacgcatatcttctaattcttcttttaccctacatatttgttgacaaaacccatgggatgtagggtataaagaaccagatatattcaatgtgacgTCGTAAAATAATCcgagaaaatcaacaaaagtagaaactaccacccaatcattaTCATTAGGCTTTCAtaatcccccgtgctcatcaaaatatttgacATATTTAGATGTCTTCATCACCTAATAATTGAAAGACTaccttatattcttgggccgcctccaacatcaataaggttgagttccatctggtaggaacatcagtacaaagacccttcttcaaTGTTATGCCCGTAGCCTTTGTAGcaattttgaatttctccaatcttgaaAGAGAAGACATCACAAATTTCACAGTCATTCTAATTCGTGCAactgagtcatcaacatctttcaacctctcagtcacaattaaattcaaaatatgtgcagtacatctaacatgcaaatattcaccacccacaaatgtcttatttgcatctttaagataattctttagatatcccaaggcaacatcattagacgacgcattatcaaccgaaacagtcaaaatcttttccaACCCCCATTGATAATGATTTaagggtttcaatcaatgaaacccctagtttttctaaattattttagggtttcggattggaaccctaatttaatttagggttccaatccgaaaccctaacccctaaattgatttaggggttttcaATACAattaaattcacaaaaaaaaaatcaaataaaacggAATCCGAAACAATCACAGCAAGAAAACAGTGAACACTGAATACACATGCACAATGATcacgaatccacagcacacaagtcacaaatcccatcctccatcttcGATTCAACCCATCATTCCTcaaatctccgatcaaaactaaaaataaaaaattaaaaaataaaaaaacaacgaagaaaaaGCATACAAACTAACTTACCGTGTACCgtgcgtcgtgcgagagagaggagagaatgagAGCGAGTCGAGCGACTCCAAGTCTCCAATTGAGACtgtgagagggaggagagaacgGGGTACTGgggtaggagagagagagagagagagagagagagagagagagagagagagagagagagagagagagagagagagagagagagatttcaagAAGCTGCCGAAGAAAGTGGGCGACGCGGGGGAGGGGGGTTTAACCCCTTAGGGTTAAAACttaatgaaacggcgccgttttgtaaTAGATAAAATGGTGCCGTTTCATTAAGTGGCTTAATGAAACCGTTTCATCTATAAactgtatttattatatataaatatgtaatataatattatatatataacacggGGCGGGGGAAACCCAGAGCGAGGTCGCGACGTATCTGTCTCCCGTCTCTGCTGGGGGCATCCCATACTGGCGAGGTTCCCCTTCTCCCGCCTTTGCGGTGCAGATGCCCCGCCCCGCATATGTGGAGGCGGGGTAGAGCAACGAGTTTCAGGGCTCCATTGCCCACCACTAGCAAAGACGTCCATTTCGGAGATTTGAGCTTACGTACAGACTTTAAATAAGTTGTTTCTACCTTTTATTTTCTACATGGCTCGCATGAGTGGTATTGGACTGTAAAGAAGATTTTTGACACCCATAAATGAATGGGCCGTCGCTCTTTGGGCTTTAGACACCCATGAATAAGTGGGCTTTTGGATTTAAGAGGcccatctataaaaaaaattgaaaaaagagaTTGTTATGTAATCCGTTAgggtactaaattactaataaatcGATCAATTATCTCGTTTTCACATTATTCACCCcttagcaaaaaaataaaaaaataaaataaaaaatcaagccTTTGGTAACTTTATTTACAATGGCATCCCAATTATTCTGCTCAAATAACATGTAATTTAAGTTATTCCACGCTCATCGTATTTACTTTAATCATCTGAGTctcaataaataactttttctaGAAGAAACTACTCAAGATATCCATGCTTTGCACTAATATCAATTTATCCTATAGCCTAGAAGGACCTTCAAATcgttgtaaaattttaattaaagagAAGTGTTacatacatttttaaaaaataagtttataaattaacaCAATTTCATCTAATAAATACGTAATATctaatttatgaaaaaaataattttataacctaacgtattaataaaatttataaatttctttttatgaaaaaattttcgtaactaaaatatttttttattaataatatattgcaTGCTGAATAATATTTTGTCCTTTTACATATACGCACGTATGTGTGATAATATAATAATGACGACTTATTCTTGAAAGTTCGATTTAGCCATTAATATCTTTCCAAGTGGCAGAATCGGAGTTATGCGAAGGATGAGATCACCATTAATGTCCGCGAACAAAAAATAGCGCAACAGCCATTAAGATTGCAGTGGGAGCTCCATGCCAAGATTCTGCTGTTAGTATAGGTACGTAGTTTGCCAACAACGTAACAAACATGTCTATAGCCTCATCTCGGCAAAGCTGCCTCACCAACACTCTCAGTACTCTACCTTCTAACAAACCCAAGACACAGATTTTATACTCCGTTAAAACTAGCTCATGCAGACCACCTCATGACCACCAAGATTCTCGACGGTAATGTCTCCAAACTCAATCACAGATTTTTTGGTAGTTTCTTCAACTGGGTATCTTctgattttcttttcatcttctttgATCTGTTTTTTCgcaagtatttataaaaaaaggaTTGTGCGTTGGGTATTCGGTCTTTTCCCAGGAATGGCAACAACCAGTAAGGCTGGCCGTAGTGACTCTGGCGGCTGGGGTGTTAACACTGGGCTCAGTTCACGATGCATCTGCTGCCAAGACTGGTGGAAGAGTCGGCGGCCAGGCTTTCCGGCCATCGGCTCCCCGGTCAGTCCCCAGAATCAACAACACTTCTAGGTAACTCGAATTACTCTGtttcttttattcaaattaGGCAATTGGTTGTGGCATCCTctataatttattagattttttggGAAGTTTCTTTGAGGGGAAGGGatgaatttaatcatttaatttatattataataattttattcaaatgtGAGCATAGTGTGAACTCAAAGGTTCgaactttttttccctttaatttATGTGCTTGGTTCTTTCACGAGTGTTACTGAGCATATTCCGGTATCAAGTTGCCTGACTTTGACTTGAAGCTGCAGCCAGATATATTGCCTCacatgttgagagagagagagagagagagagagagagagagagagagagagagagagagagagagagagagagagagagagagagagatgttgaaTGTCCTCTTGATCAACCAACCACATGTTCTGTTATTGATGATATTAGTACCAGTATTCAATACTAAACATGGTTTTCAGAAGTCCATCAGGCTTGTAATAGATATTCTATTGAATTTGTTGAATCCAGCCTGTGTAGGATCACTGTAAGAATTTTTAACCAAGATGCTCCTTTTAAATTTTCTGTCCTTATCTAAAGGAATTTAACTACATAAGATTATAAGCAAGTTATTATCCGCGGTCTATTGagatgattaaatttatttggCAGCAACATTTATATCAACCCTCCAGTTGCTCTGCCTTTAGTTGGTGGGTACAGTTATGGTTATGGTGCATCTTTCTTTGGAGGCTGGGGTTGGTCACCATTTTCATTCTTTGCACCTGGTCCAAGTGCTGCCATTGGCATTGGAGGTGGATTTGAAGTCATAGCTCTGTTTCTGTTTATTGGAGCTGTAAGTGCTGTTGTCAGGAGATTTATTCGATCAAGAGATGAAGATGATGAGTACTAGTGGCAGAGAAAAACCTTTTTTTGATGCTTGAATGGAATGATATGTATAGACGTTTCTCTTAAAGTGGCTACAATACACTGTTAACCAGCCATCATGTTGTATTCTAGACCATTATTCTGCAATGTAATTGTGCCAGGGAAAATGGATTCTCTTAATGCTCTGTTACAATACTTTTTCAGCCAGTGAAAACTGAATCCCCTTAATCTTCTTCTCGGCCCGCAGCTAGTTACAAGTGGCCATGGCCCATAGCGCTTCATAAATCAATCATACACGAAAAACCATCACTTAAAGCTTAATTATGCCTACATTTAAGGTTAGCTTTGATAACTTTCTATAAAGCACATTTCCACTTAAAATCAGCCATTAGAGCACCAACcagaaaaaaattgagaatgaaatgaaagcctgcttttatatttcaaatagaGTAGTCTGCCTCCATTTTGAGCTCTAGGTAATCCCTTGAACCTTAAAGCACTCTTCCTTTGAGAGCCTGtctttaataaaatcaattaaaatagcATGAACCAGCATGACTGAGAAAATTGGGTTTGAAATCACAACTGCTTGGAAAGTATGTCCACAATAAATATAGTGCACGAGTTATGGGGTACTAGTAGACCGTAAAGAAATATTGAAGTTTTAAGCAATTACTTAATACCCCTCAGCTCATTTTCTTACATCCTGAGGtaaatggaaagcataaatcaAAACTTGCTTAAAAGTATGAAGGCAAAACATCCTCTATGTTTTTCAGTATACATGTCATTCAATAAGTTGGACAGCCGCAATGGCAGGTATTTTTTCCCTCAACTTCTGTGTTAGAGCAACACGGACTGTCATAACTCCAGCAGCAGGTCCACTAAGCCGAACATTGACGACATAGTCATTGATCTGAACAAGTTCAAGAATCCCACCTCCTGTGCCCGCCAGGTATGGTCTAATCTCAGAAAGAacctgaaaatagaaaaaagaaaaagaaagtaaataacCAACTTGAGCCTTGAATGACTGAATTATCACCccctccccaaaaaaaaagtacGATAGAGACTGATTATTGACCATATCCATTACAGAGACATGTGTAAGCAGCATACAGTAAAAACTTGGAAAACTTATTGCTGAGTAGTAGCTTGAAGATTTAAACCTCATTCTACATGTGAGACTTTATGCTCCTATTGACTAGTCATTGTACAAGTGGACATTGGGTCTTATCTAGTTTATCTAGAAGTTTTGCTCTGCAGTCCCAGTCAGTTGTTGCAAAAATAGTAATTGCATGAGATGGTTAGGAAAGTACATAAAACGGAATGAATTAGACTGATGTGTAAGTTGTGTTACCctaatcaatttcattttttaactcCCATGCAAGATTCGTGGTGACTTCCATTATAAATTGCTTTTTAGTTTAAGAACTTACGTCGTATTCCAGATTCTGTGGTAGGTATTAGGTGTACTGAGTAAAATTGGGCAATATAAAAAACCACATGGAAGTCAATATGGTAACTACAACCTCATACATCTTGTAAGTAATTGCAACCCTGACCTATCATGAATTACCCATGTCATTCACCTACTTGTATAAAAATGGCAAAATAATGCCATGTCTCAAACTGTATGGATTGCAATTTGCAAAGGCATTGTACGGGCAGGTGTTAAGGAAACAACCTATTTATTTACTCTATTAAGATTTAATAAGTAAATACACAATGTAGACTAGAGGTCCATTGTCTAACCTTTTCGATGTTGTCCTCATTAAGCTCAAGCCCTGTCTCGGTGTCTAGGATCTGCTCCACGGCCATGATTTCTGGAATTTTATCTCGAAGCCGGGTTTCAATTCCCATCTTTAGTGTCATAGTTGAGCTCGGACATGACCCACATGCTCCTTGTAGCTTTAGTACCACAACAAGGCCATCTATCTCGTGTAAAACCACATTCCCTCCATCGGCCATTAAACCCGGCCTTACTTCCTCCAAAATCTTTTCCACATTTTCTTCAGTTAATGGAAGGACACAGGTTGGTGAAACCACAAGCCCTTCAATAGTGGAAAATAATGCCAATTTCAAAACTTCGATCACATCTCTTATTCAATCAGATCTCAAtaactttctttcttcttaacgGTTTCAATAAATGAAACTTTCTTAGCACTATAAATAAATGGAACCTTGCCTTAAATTAAACTATAAAATTGTTGCTTAGTA
This genomic window from Carya illinoinensis cultivar Pawnee chromosome 7, C.illinoinensisPawnee_v1, whole genome shotgun sequence contains:
- the LOC122314767 gene encoding nifU-like protein 3, chloroplastic: MVGAFSTQAQGLKATPPTTVPSSSLFPSERISAANFSVFKNPISDCRGFSSKNCSFLRGQFHARYFLGYFSKRARRNRAGLVVSPTCVLPLTEENVEKILEEVRPGLMADGGNVVLHEIDGLVVVLKLQGACGSCPSSTMTLKMGIETRLRDKIPEIMAVEQILDTETGLELNEDNIEKVLSEIRPYLAGTGGGILELVQINDYVVNVRLSGPAAGVMTVRVALTQKLREKIPAIAAVQLIE